Proteins co-encoded in one Opitutus terrae PB90-1 genomic window:
- a CDS encoding glycoside hydrolase family 43 protein, which translates to MKSAAKTSMTRVVIGFALLLVGLATVGGAATTHRSEIRIRDPFVLPDTATQTYYVYGTTTAGIFDGGIERKAVMVFRTKDLDHWEDPTPVWEVPADHWGRETVWAPEVHRYRGRYYLFVTITSKETLPTPEGRPQNVRRGTEILVADSPLGPFQPLGRGPQTPPNWMALDGSLWIEDDVPYMVFCHEWAQIMDGSFDVVRLADDLSKAIGEPRLLFHASAAPWVRCRGDIGELYQGKRYHAYVSDGNWLHRTKTGTLLMLWSSYGPRKYAVGIARSTSGSVFGPWEQLPEPLWSDDGGHPMLFTTFDGRLVMVIHQPNRQVERARFFEVEDLGDTLRIKGEIGGT; encoded by the coding sequence GTGAAATCCGCGGCCAAGACCTCGATGACCCGAGTTGTGATCGGTTTCGCTCTCCTGCTGGTCGGGCTCGCCACCGTCGGCGGCGCCGCGACCACGCACCGGTCGGAGATCCGGATCCGCGATCCGTTCGTGCTGCCGGATACGGCGACGCAGACCTACTACGTCTACGGCACGACCACCGCCGGGATCTTCGACGGCGGAATCGAGCGCAAGGCCGTGATGGTTTTCCGGACGAAGGACCTCGATCACTGGGAGGATCCAACGCCGGTGTGGGAAGTTCCGGCCGACCATTGGGGCCGCGAGACCGTGTGGGCACCCGAGGTGCACCGCTATCGGGGTCGCTACTACCTGTTCGTGACGATCACGTCGAAGGAGACTCTGCCGACACCTGAGGGTCGACCGCAGAATGTCCGTCGCGGCACCGAAATCCTCGTTGCCGATTCCCCGCTCGGTCCGTTTCAGCCGCTCGGTCGCGGCCCCCAAACGCCGCCGAACTGGATGGCGCTCGACGGCAGCCTGTGGATTGAGGACGACGTGCCCTACATGGTGTTCTGCCACGAGTGGGCGCAGATCATGGACGGCAGCTTCGACGTGGTCCGTTTGGCCGACGATCTCTCGAAAGCGATCGGCGAGCCGCGACTGCTCTTTCATGCGTCCGCCGCGCCCTGGGTCCGCTGCCGCGGCGACATCGGCGAACTCTACCAGGGGAAGCGCTATCACGCCTACGTCAGCGACGGCAACTGGCTGCACCGCACCAAAACCGGGACGCTGCTGATGCTCTGGTCCAGTTACGGCCCACGCAAATATGCAGTCGGCATCGCGCGCTCCACCAGCGGCAGCGTCTTCGGCCCGTGGGAGCAACTGCCTGAGCCGCTCTGGTCCGATGACGGCGGACATCCCATGCTCTTCACAACCTTCGACGGCCGGCTCGTGATGGTGATCCACCAGCCGAACCGCCAAGTCGAGCGTGCGCGGTTCTTCGAAGTTGAAGACCTCGGCGACACGCTCCGGATCAAAGGTGAGATCGGCGGGACCTGA